The DNA region GAGCGCGAGATAGGTCGTCACCGTTTGAACGACGAGACTCATGCCGGTGTTGATGAGCACCGGATAGGACCAGTCGAGCCGGTACCGCGTCGTCAACAGAAAGCTGCCGAGCGTGATCAGCATGCAGATGGCGGCCACGACCACCGTGCCGCGCGTCGTGCAGAAGCGCACGGAAAGCAGCACGACCGATACGTAGAGCATCGACGCGGTGATTTCGGTGCGGGTGACCGTGTCGAGCACGAAAATCGCCACGGCGATCGCAAAGGTGAGAATGGGAAGGAAGACGCTGGTCTTGCGCATTGCGAACGCCGTACTGGGCCCGCATCGATTGTCGCGATGGGCGGCGTATGGCCGCCATGCGACGGCGGCACCGCCAGGAATTATCGTGCGCTACTTTACACGTTCCGATGCTGAGAGCAGCGCGGCGACGTCCGAATTTACGATCTCTTTATGCCGCCCGCGCAACCGAACAGCCGCACGCACGACCGCGTCAGTGCGCGCGGTCGTCGTCGCCGTGTGTCAGCCGCGTCAGCAGCGTGCAGACATCGTTCGGGTTATACGGCTTGGTCATGAACACGGAGTGCGGCACCAGCTTGCTGACATCGCGGTTGTCGTAACGGCCGGACGCATAGACCACCGGCAGTCCGGGCCGCCTTGCGCGCACGCGAGCGGCAAGCTCGCGGCCGTCCATCGATCCCGGCAGGTTCACGTCGGTGAACAAGACGTCCACCACCCCACCCTGATCGATATAGCGCAGTGCTTCGTCGGCGGTGCTGACTTCATGCACGTCGAAGCCGTTCTCGGTGAGCGTATCGGCTACCAGCATGCTGATGAGGACCTCGTCCTCGACCAGCAGGACCGAAACGGGATGGTCCGTGTGTACCATTGGGCTCCCTCGCCGCGTACAACCTACGCCGGGAGAACGCGGAACTTGGCTAAAGAAACTCAAGCTTTCAGCAATTTGAAGCCATTATGATGAGCGAAGCGTTAACGTCGCCTCGATCGCACTTTGAGGCCGCCGCCGAGCGCCTTAGGATTGCAGGACCATGGCCAGCCGCGACACCGCCTTTGTCGAGATCACGCCGGAAGTGCTGCTGAAGGCCTATGCCTGCGGCATCTTCCCGATGGCCGAGAGCGCCGACGACCCGGCGCTCTATTGGATCGAGCCGGAAATGCGCGGCATCCTGCCGCTCGAGGGCTTCCACGTCGCGCGCCGCCTCGCCCGCACGGTTCGGACCACGCCCTTCACGGTCCATGTCGACCGCGACTTCGATGCCGTGATCGACGGCTGCGCCGAACCCAAACCCGACCGCGGCAAGACCTGGATCAATGCCCGCATCCGCCGCATCTATCGCGCGCTGTTCGAAGCCGGCGCCTGTCATACCGTCGAGGTCTATGACGGCGAGGCGCTGGTCGGCGGTCTTTACGGCGTCTCGCTCGGCCGCGCCTTCTTCGGCGAGAGCATGTTCCACCGCGCCACCGACGCCTCCAAGGTCGCGCTGGTGCATCTCGTCGCGCGCCTGAAGGCCGGCGGCTACCGCCTGCTCGATACGCAGTTCGTCACCGCGCATCTGAAGACCTTCGGCGCGGTCGAAGTGCCCAAGCGCCGCTATCACCGCATGCTGGAAGAAGCGCTCGCCGGCGAAGCGGACTTCGCTGTGTTGCCGACGGAGCGGCCGATCACCGGCGCCGAGGCGCTGGCGATCATCGAGAGCGCGCATTGAGCCGTCATTCCGGGGCGCGCGCCACTTCGACGCGCGAACCCGGAATCCAGAACAACGATTGAGCTTGCGACTGGACTCCGGATCGCGCGCTGTGCGCGCGTCCGGAATGACAGCAATTACCGCAACGCCGGCACGAAGCCCGGCTGCTGTTGCTGCGCGCGCGGCTGTGCCGGCACGAACTGCTGTCCGGCCTGCGGCGGCCGTTGCGCCGGCTGCGCACGGCGCGGCTGTGTCGGACGCGCCGCGGGCTTGGCCTGATCGTCCGGCGCCGCTTCCGCGACCGACGGCGGTTGCGCGCCTTTGCAGTCGGTGAGCCACACGTCGTAGATCGGGTGCTCGACCGCGTGCAGGCCGGGGCTCGCCGCGAACATCCAGCCCGAGAAGATACGCTTCATCTCGTTCTGCAGCGTCACCTCGTCGACCTCGACGAAGGCGTCGGTGTTCGGCGTCTCGGTCGGCGGCCGCGAATAGCACACGCGCGGCGTCACCTGCAGCGCGCCGAACTGCACCGTCTCGTTGATGGCGACGTCGAACGAGATGATGCGGCCGGTGATCTTGTCGAGACCGGAGAACACGGCGGTCGGATTGGCGATGCGCTGCGGCGGCGGCTCGACCACCACCTCGTCGCCCGGCCGCGGCGCGGTATCGGCCGGCTGATTCGGATTGGGGTTCGGGTTGGGATTGGTGTTGGCCTGGGTCGGCTGCTGCGGCTGCTCGCCGGCCGGCGCCGGCGGCCGCACCTGTCCCGGTAGCGGCGCCATGGTCGCGCCCGGCGGCGGCGCCAGATCCTGCGACTGGATGGTGCCGCCACCCGGACGGCTCGACGGCGGCAGCGCCATCGGCGCCGGCAAAGGCTGCGCCGGCGGCACGTCGGGCCGCGCTGCGGCGGGCATGCGCGACGGCTGATTGGAGTAATAAGGCGCCTGCCGCGAGGGCGGCGGCGGCGGCTCATCGTCTTCTTCGCGATAGATCGGCGGCGGATAGCGGTCGTCGCGCCCGCCTCCCGGCACGTTGGCCGGCGGCCGCGGCGGCGAATCGGAAAAGATCGAGCCGAATTGCGCCAGCGCCGGTGTCGCGGCGGCCAGCGTGGCGAGCGTCAAAATGCAGACTGAGAGCCTGGGTCGCGCCATAAACCGGGATCGTCCCCTTGGGGCCGGCGCGTGAAAGTGGCCGCCCTCAAACCAGCGCCCGGTTAACACGGGGAATGCGGCGGCGGAAGGGCGCGCCGGCCCCTTCCCCACCCCCGGCCGCGCGGGTGGCGAAACGACGCCTTGCCGGGCCTGATCGGAACCGGCATCGTTCGAACAACAAATAAAGATGCTCAGGGGGGACATGCTCAAATGAAACGGATACTCGGACTCTGCCTGCTGTTGGCCGCGACGCTCGCGGCCGGCCTGGCGCCGGCAGGCGCGCAAACCTATCCCGACCGTCCCATCACCATCGTGGTACCGCTCGCCGCCGGCAGCGGCATGGACGCCTTGGTCCGTCTCTATGCCGACAAGCTGCAGGCCTCGCTCGGCAAACCGGTGATCGTCGAGAACAGGCCGGGCGCCGCCTTGATGCTGGCAGCGAGCCACGTCGCGACCGCGCCCGCCGACGGCTACACGCTGCTGGTCTCGACATCCTCGGCGATGGCGATCAATCCGGTGCTGTACAAGAAGATCCCGTACAAACTCACCGACTTCGTGCCGGTGTCGTTCTACGTGAAGTCGCCGTTCATCCTGGTGGTCAATCCGGATCTGCCGGCCAAGACGGTGCCGGAGCTGATCGAACTCGCCAAGAAAAGCGAAAAGCCGCTCAGCTATTCCTCGCCCGGCGCCGGCGTCGCCCAGCATCTGTCGATGGAATACATGAAGCAGCGCTTCGGCATCAATTTCACGCACGTGCCCTACCGCTCGACGCCGCAATCGGTCGCCGACATCGTCGCCAATCACGTGCAGCTCGGCTTTGCCGAAGCCGGCGCCACTCTGCCGCTGATCCGCGACGGCAAATTGCGGGCGCTGGCGGTGTCGTCCTCGACGCCGATCCCGTCACTGCCCGACGTGCCGCCCTTCGCCAAGGCCGCCAACGCGCCCGACTTCGAAGCCGTGTCGTGGCACATGCTCTATGCGCCGGCGGCAACGCCCAAGCCGATCGTCGAGAAGCTGCATGCCGAGATGAAGAAGATCATGAGCGACCCGGAGATGCAGCAGAAGGCGACGACGATCGGCCTGTTGCCGATCGATCCGCCCTCGCTCGCCGACACCGAGATCTATCTCGTCAGCGAACGCGAGAAATGGGGCTCGCTGGTGCGGAAGCTGGAGCTCGAGGGCTCACAGTAACGAACGCGGGGGTGCATCGGCGGGCGGCGCGTCCCGCGCCGCTGGCCGGCGTCTCTACTTGAGCGTCAGCGCCCGCCGCTGCGTCGCCCACACCAGGAACGCAAAGCCGATCAGAACGCCACCGCCGAGCGTGAGCGCGAACCAGCCGCCGATGTGCCACAGCACGCCGGCGAGGCTCGAGCCGATCGCGCCGCCGATGAAGTTGCACGACACATAGGCGGTGTTGAGCCGGCTGCGGGCCGTTGGATCGACCGCGAACAAGCGCGTCTGATTGAGCACGTTGAGCGCCTGGATGGCGATGTCGATCAGAAAGACGGCGATCAAGGTGATGGCGATCGACGTGGCGCCGAAACCCGAGATGGCGAGCGACACCAGCGCCAGCACCAGCGCGCCGCCGGTCGACGGCACCGACCAGCCGCGGTCGTGCAGCCAGCCGGCGCGGCGCGCGGCGAGCGCGCCGGCCAGTCCGACCAGGCCGACCAGCCCGATCTCGCTCGCCGCGTAAGAGAACGGCGGCGCACTGAGCAGCAATGTCAGCCCGGTCCAGAACATCGTGAACACCGAGAACACGGTCGCGCCCAGCACGAGCGTCACCTGCACCGCGCGGTGCGCGCGGATGGTGCTGAAGATCGAGCGCAGCAGCCGCCCATAAGGCACGGCCGGCCGCGGCGGCAACGCCGGCAGCGCCCGCGCCAGCAAAATCGCCAGCACGATGATCAACACGGCCGCGCAGAGATAGATCGCGCGCCAGCCGAACGCGTCGGCGAGAAAGCCGCTGATCGTGCGCGACACCAGAATGCCGACGAGCACGCCGGAGATGACCGTGCCGACGGCGCGGCCGCGCTGCTCGGGCTTGGCGAGATCGCCGGCCAAAGGCGCGAGGATCTGCCCCGCCACCGTCGTCAGCCCAACGGCGGCAAGCGCGGCCAGCAGCAAGGTGAAGCTCGGCGCGAAGGCACTGGCGATCAGCGCCAGCGCCGACAGGATCATCATCGCCGGAATCAGACGGTGACGCTGGAGCGTGTCGCCGAGCGGCACGATCAGGAAGATGCCGACCGCGTAGCCGGCCTGCGTCATCGTCACGAGCAATCCGCCAGAGCCCGCGGGCACGCCGAAGGTCTGGGCGATTTCGGCGAGCAGCGGTTGCGCGAGATAAAGATTGCCGACGGCGGCGCCGGCGGCGACCGCGAACAGCAAGGTCAGGCCGAACGACATGCCCGACGATAAGGCCGAGGCGCCTTCGGCCTTGCTGGGTTCGTCCGCCACGGTCCTGCTCCAAAAAAACAAACCGCCGCGGGACGGCGTGTCCCGCGCGGTGCGCGTCATCGCATGAATGAATCGACGCGCCGGCAGGCTCAGCCTGCCGGACGCCGGGTTGGAGGGCTCAGCCCTCCGGGCTCCAGGCCTTGTAGTCGCCGGTCGCCTTCGGACGGCGGCCTTGCGCCAAGGTCGACCCCGGCGGGCGGTAGGCGCCCGGCGTGCCGGTCAGATTCGGCCGATGCGGCTTCTGCCAGGCGCGCGGCTTGTAATCTTCCTCGGTCGGCGGCGTGTCGACGGTGTGGTGCAGCCAGCCGTGCCACGAGGGCGGCACGGTCGAGGCCTCGGCGTAGCCGTTATAGATGACCCAGCGGCGCTCGAAGAGCAGCGTCGGATCGATCTTGCCGCCCTTGGTGCGATAATATTGGTTGCCGAATTCGTCTTCGCCGACCTTTTCGCCGTACATCCAGGTCCAGAACTGGGTTCCGAATGTCTGCGAATTCCACCAAGTGAACAGTTTCAGAAGGAAACTTTTCATCGCCGCCGTGCATTAACCGCTGTGGGACGGTTGGCGTTCTGCCACCTCACCGCTCCCGTGTCCAGGGCGCCGCCGCCGGGCCGCCCACCATCCCTGCACCCCGCTCTCGTTACATGAGGCCGCATGGATTCGTTGAGACTGGCACTCATCCAAGTCAAAGACTGGCTGTACTGGCTGCCTAATCCCGTCACCGCCGTGTTAATTCTGGCACTGGCCGTGGTCATCGCCCTCGCCGTCCACCGGCTTTTGCGCAAGGTGGTCCGCCGCACATTGGCGCCGCGCTATCCCAATATTTTCTCGATCGTCACGCGCCTGCGCGGGGTCACGCGCCTCTCCGTCCTGATCCTGGCGCTGCTGGTCGCCGTGCCGGTGGCGCCGTTCGATTCGGACACCGCCGGCATCATCGCGCGGGTGCTGCTGATCGCCATCATCGCCCTGATCGGCTGGGCCGCGATCGTCGCCCTCAACATCGGCGCCGATGTCTATCTGCGCCGCTTCCGCCTCGACGTCGACGACAACCTGCTCGCGCGCAAGCACAACACGCAGGTGCGCATCCTCCTGCGCACGGTCGAAGGCGTCGTCGTGCTGATCACCGCCGGCGCGGCGCTCATGACGTTCGACGCGGTTCGCCAATACGGCGTCAGCCTTTTCGCCTCGGCCGGCGTCGCCGGCATCGTCGCCGGTCTGGCCGCGCGCCCGGTGCTGTCGAACCTGATCGCCGGCGTGCAGATCGCGATGACGCAGCCGATCCGGCTCGAAGACGCCGTCATCGTCGAAAACGAATGGGGCAATGTCGAGGAGATCGGCTCGACCTATGTCGTGGTGCGACTGTGGGACTGGCGGCGCATGGTGTTGCCCCTCACCTACTTCATCGAAAAGCCGTTCCAGAACTGGACGCGCGAAACGTCGGCCTTGATCGGCACCGCCTTCATCTATGTCGATTACCGCGCGCCGGTCGCGCGCATCCGCGACAAGCTCGACGAGATCGTCAAGCAATCGAGTAACTGGGACGGGCGCGTCATCAATCTGCAGGTGACCGACGCCAAGGAAGCGACCATCGAATTGCGCTGCCTCGCCAGCGCGCCGTCGGCCGGCGCCGCTTTCAATCTGCGCTGCGAGATCCGCGAGAAGCTGGTCGACTTCCTGCAGCGCGAACATCCCGAGGCACTGCCGCTGCGGCGCATGGAAGTCAGCGCGCAGGACGATGCGGCGTTGCGGCTCGGCAATGACGGCAAAGAGCGAGAGGCGGTCGGCGGCCGCAACTAGCAGCGGGCCTCACCAGGTGTATTTGACGACGCCCTTGCCGGCGCAGCTGGTGACGTTGCCGGAAAACTCGCCTTCGAACGTTGCGGCAAGCGAAAAGCCGTTGAGCCACTTCTGTTCGGCGCCGGCGCTGACGAGCACGGAATCGGCATCCGGACGCGCGCCGTTCACAACAAAGCTGGTGCCCGGCAGCGACTGGAAAGCCGCGCTCGCGGTGCGATCGGGCTTGTAGTCGTGCGCCCATGCCAGACGGCCGCGCAGCGTCAGCACGCCATCGCTCGCCGCGAGTGATTTGTCCGCCCGCAAACCAAGTTCGGTGCGGCTGTCGGTCGTGGTCTGTGCCGCGTAGTTCAGCGCAAACAGGCTGCCGCCGGACGGGGTCTGCTCGGCATAAGACGGCATGCTAAAGCTGATCGCCTGCACCGCGGCATAGGGCGTGAGGCCGACGAATGGCGTCGCAAAACGATAACCGCCCTCGAACCGGCCGGAGAAGCTGTTGGCGCGGAAGCGGCCTTCGAGCATGTCGACACCGGCGAGCGCAACGGTGCGGCTGGTGGTGACGTCGTGCCAGCCATAGCCGAGCCCCGCGGCGATGTAGGCCGGACCGAATGCGTGCCGGCCGTAGACACCGGCCTGGAACATATCCGTTGAGCCCGAGCCGAAGCCATTGGCCAGCGAATAGGACGTACCGCCCCCGCCGAGCGCAAAACCGACAAGCGTATCGGGCGAGAGCCTGTAATCGGCGCCCGCCGCGACGCCCCAGAGACGCGCGCTGGTGTCCTGCGATCCCACCGCCGCGTTGCCGCCGACGGTTTCCGAGCCGCCATAGACAGCCGCCCACACGCTCCAGCGGTTGACGGGCTCGGCACGCAGCGGCGCCTTGGTCGCCATCGCGAACGCCTCGCTGGCGGCAGCCGAGCGCTTGCCGGCGTAGGACAGCGTTGCGTCGTTGATGTTGTCCGGCACGACAAAGCTACCGGCACGGCCGGCGCTGGCCGGGTCGATCAACATGTTGAGGAACAGATCGTCGGCCTTCATCGAAGACTGGATCGCACCGGTGCCGAGTTCGCCCGCGGCGACCGAAAGTCCCGCCGGCGTCAGCGCGCCGAATGCCAGAGGAATGCCGCCGCTCGTGTTGAAGACATTGGTCAGCGTGTTGGCGACGTTCTGCTGGTTGGTGTTGAGGCCACCGCCATAGTTCGGGCCAGGATTGTTCGGGTCAACGAAATGCAGCGTCAGATTGAGGAAGACGTCGTTGGCACCATAGCTCAACGCGGACGTGAAATTCGCCGGCAGGTTGGTATTGACCAGCGCGTTGAAGGCGCCGTTGACGCCACCGGTCGCGTTGAGGATCGTGTACTGCTTGGTGACATAGCTGCCAGGTGCGAACACCGCGTTCACAGTGGCGCCGCCGAGGGTTGCCGTGCCGGTGACATTGGTACGGTCGGCATTGGCGGGCGACACTTCGACCAGGTAGTTCGAGGGCGCCGAGAAAGCAAGGTTGCCCTGTACGGTCAAAAGCCCGATTGAATTGCCGGGCGCCAGCGTACCGCCGTTGATCTCCGTGTTGCCGACGACGCCATTGCCGCCGAGGGCGCCAGCTGCGTTCACCGTCGTGAGCGATGAGGATGCAATCGATCCATTGACGCTGAGAATGCCGCCATCGACGGTGGTGGAGCCGGTGTAGGTGCTGTTCGCTGTCAGGACGGTCTTGCCCGCCTCCACCAGCACCGATCCCGCTCCGGAGACGGTGGGATCGAACGAATAATTCAAGCCGGTGTGGTTGAAGACGATCTGGCCGGTGCCTGCGCGGAACACGACTGCCGATGCAATCAGCGCGCCTGGCGCCACCGCGGCTTGGCCCTGTGCAGCACCGATGTTGAGCGTACCGGTCGAACCGACCTGGCTGGCAATGTTCAAGGTCGAAGCCGAGACGCTGCCGCCGTTCTGGATCGTCAGCGTGCCGCGGCCGAAAGTGGCGATAGTGATCGGAAGGGCGGAACCATCGAGCGACGAAAGGGCGGACCAGGACGAGCCAGAGACCGTCACGGTACCGTTCGAACCGGCGCCGAACGCGATAGTCCCAGAACCGCTGATCAAAGAGCCGTTCAGGATCGTCAGCGTGCCAGTACCGGCATTGCCGACAATAACCCCTGACGATTGCGCGGCCCCGCCGATCACCGTCGGATTGGGCGTGGCTGTATCGATTGTTACAGCGTCGCTGCGGGTCGGCACGCCGGCCGACCAGTTACCGGCCGTGAACCAATCGGTCGATGTGCCGCCGATCCAGTCGGCAGCCTCGGCGACTGCCGGTATCGCCGTTGCCGACATGAAGGCCAGCGCGACCAGCGAGGTGGTGCGCAAGAGACCGCTGCGCAACGATGCAGACCAATTCTGACTTACCGCAACGGGCCAATTGTCATCGATACAAATCGGTCGATGGCCGCGAGTCGTCCGCACAGATTCGACCGCGCTCCGCGTTATTCCCAGCCTCATCGCATTCCATTTCAACTTAACGACAGCGTACAATGACACCGTTAGATGGCATCAGGGCGCAAGATCAGCGTTAATGTCAACCTGCGAGGCGTCGGCCTCGAAATTCACAACCGTCGCAGTGTTTGCGGCACGCCGTTGCTTCGTGAGCGAAGCGGACGCGGCATTGCCGCGTCGTCCAACGGAATCGCCCAGCGCTCCGCGCGTCCCAACACAGCCACGTGCGCGACAATCGCGCCGCCGCCGGTGGCTCAACGGCGAGCGAAAGCCAATTCCGTATCCTTCCTGAGTTGCGCTCGGCCGTTTTATGTGGCATTTGATGCCCACGAAATCGGCAGCGCGCCTATCGCGACGCCAAGCCGCCCAAGGATGACAGTGCCGGTAAAGGCGGGCCCCTCGCGGGGTCCGCCTTTTTCCTTTTGGCGCCCTGGGACCGTTCGACCGCCTGCCTCATGGAACAAAAGCGATCCAAAACGTGCGCCGCCCGCAGGCTGCAATCAATTCACACAGAGGAGAAGCGTCGCGGCAGTTGCCCACACCCTTCGGGCTCGGTTTAAGGGCCTGACTCAGCATCGAGAATCAGCGACTCCGGAACCCGTTGCGCCGGACTTCTCCCGGGCTTTTCCCCGCCTCCGCGCGTCAGAAACTTGCCTGTGGGGAAGCTGCAAAGCCCGATTTTCGGTCGTTTTTTCGTCATCCGCGCCGGGCCATTTCCGGTCGCCGAAAAGGGCTTTTCCCCGCGGGTCAGGGGCACAATACTGCCCTCGGACACGCGACGCCTTTTCCCTCTATTTCAGGCACACGACACAAGATTTAGTGTTTGATTCAGGTTTGGCGGCTATCCCTTGTTGACGGGTGCAGCGAGTCCCCTTAGCTTTCGGTCAGTCCGGCGCGGGTGAGTTTGAAGTTCCGCCTGGACCTCCAAAACGGCTCTGACAGTGCTCACCCACGCCAGAAATGGCGTTCTGGGCCCGGGGTCGTCTGCGCTTGGCAGGCAGAGGGCAAGACGTGTCGACAAGGGCGGCGAAAGGCCCGGGCGGCACCTACGTGCAGGGTATGCGTCGAGCGAGAACTGAGCAGTCACAAGGCAGGCCGGGACAGGGCTGCCGGGATATAATGGGCCGGGTGACGAACCGCCTGGCCAACTGAAGGGGCTAGAAGAATGCGGATCGAACGGCGCTTTACCAAAGACGCGCGCACCGCCTACGAAGGTGTCGAATTCCGGCTGACCACGTCCGAGATCAAGAATCCGGACGGCTCGGTGGTGTTCAAGCTCGACAATGTCGAGGTGCCGGAATTCTGGTCGCAGGTCGCGTCCGACGTTCTCGCCCAGAAGTATTTCCGCAAGGCCGGCGTGCCCGCGCGGCTGAAGAAGGTCGAAGAGAACTCCGTTCCCTCGTTCCTGTGGCGCTCGGTCGCCGACGAGGACGCCCTCGCCGCGCTGCCCGAGAACGAGCGCTATGTCGGCGAGCATTCGTCGAAGCAGGTGTTCAACCGTCTCGCCGGCACCTGGACCTACTGGGGCTGGAAGGGCGGCTACTTCGACAGCGAGGAAGATGCGCAGGCCTTCTACGACGAGCTCTGCTATATGCTGGCGACGCAGATGTGCGCGCCGAACTCGCCGCAGTGGTTCAACACCGGCCTGCACTGGGCCTACGGCATCGACGGTCCGAGCCAGGGCCACTATTACGTCGACTTCCAGACCGGCAAGCTGACCAAGTCGAAGTCGGCCTACGAGCATCCGCAGCCGCACGCCTGCTTCATCCAGTCCATCAGCGACGACCTCGTCAACGAGGGCGGCATCATGGACCTGTGGGTGCGCGAGGCGCGCCTGTTCAAATACGGCTCGGGCACCGGCACCAACTTCTCCAACCTGCGCGGCGAAGGCGAGCGCCTGTCCGGCGGCGGCAAGTCGTCGGGCCTGATGAGCTTCCTCAAGATCGGCGACCGCGCCGCGGGCGCCATCAAGTCGGGCGGCACGACGCGCCGCGCCGCCAAGATGGTGATCGTCGACGTCGATCACCCCGACATCGAGAAGTACATCGACTGGAAGGTCATGGAAGAGCAGAAGGTGGCGGCGCTCGTCACCGGCTCGAAGGTCAACCAGCGGCACCTCAAGGCCGTGCTCAAGGCCTGCGTGAACTGCCAGGGCTCGGGCGACGACTGCTTCTCGCCGGAGAAGAACCCGGCGCTCAAGCGCGAGATCAAGCTCGCGCGCAAGGCGCAGGTGCCGGACAACTACATCAAGCGCGTCATCCAGTTCGCCAAGCAGGGCTACAAGGACATCGACTTCCCGATCTACGACACCGATTGGGATAGCGAAGCCTACCTCACCGTCTCCGGCCAGAACTCGAACAACTCGGTGCGCGTCACCGACCAGTTTCTCAAGGCCGTCGAAGCCGACGGCAAGTGGGACCTGACGTTCCGCCGCACCAAGAAGACGGCCAAGACCGTCGACGCGCGCGAACTGTGGGAGAAGATCGGCTACGCCGCCTGGGCCTCGGCCGATCCGGGC from Pseudolabrys taiwanensis includes:
- a CDS encoding response regulator; translated protein: MVHTDHPVSVLLVEDEVLISMLVADTLTENGFDVHEVSTADEALRYIDQGGVVDVLFTDVNLPGSMDGRELAARVRARRPGLPVVYASGRYDNRDVSKLVPHSVFMTKPYNPNDVCTLLTRLTHGDDDRAH
- the aat gene encoding leucyl/phenylalanyl-tRNA--protein transferase; amino-acid sequence: MASRDTAFVEITPEVLLKAYACGIFPMAESADDPALYWIEPEMRGILPLEGFHVARRLARTVRTTPFTVHVDRDFDAVIDGCAEPKPDRGKTWINARIRRIYRALFEAGACHTVEVYDGEALVGGLYGVSLGRAFFGESMFHRATDASKVALVHLVARLKAGGYRLLDTQFVTAHLKTFGAVEVPKRRYHRMLEEALAGEADFAVLPTERPITGAEALAIIESAH
- a CDS encoding DUF2155 domain-containing protein, whose translation is MARPRLSVCILTLATLAAATPALAQFGSIFSDSPPRPPANVPGGGRDDRYPPPIYREEDDEPPPPPSRQAPYYSNQPSRMPAAARPDVPPAQPLPAPMALPPSSRPGGGTIQSQDLAPPPGATMAPLPGQVRPPAPAGEQPQQPTQANTNPNPNPNPNQPADTAPRPGDEVVVEPPPQRIANPTAVFSGLDKITGRIISFDVAINETVQFGALQVTPRVCYSRPPTETPNTDAFVEVDEVTLQNEMKRIFSGWMFAASPGLHAVEHPIYDVWLTDCKGAQPPSVAEAAPDDQAKPAARPTQPRRAQPAQRPPQAGQQFVPAQPRAQQQQPGFVPALR
- a CDS encoding Bug family tripartite tricarboxylate transporter substrate binding protein; the protein is MKRILGLCLLLAATLAAGLAPAGAQTYPDRPITIVVPLAAGSGMDALVRLYADKLQASLGKPVIVENRPGAALMLAASHVATAPADGYTLLVSTSSAMAINPVLYKKIPYKLTDFVPVSFYVKSPFILVVNPDLPAKTVPELIELAKKSEKPLSYSSPGAGVAQHLSMEYMKQRFGINFTHVPYRSTPQSVADIVANHVQLGFAEAGATLPLIRDGKLRALAVSSSTPIPSLPDVPPFAKAANAPDFEAVSWHMLYAPAATPKPIVEKLHAEMKKIMSDPEMQQKATTIGLLPIDPPSLADTEIYLVSEREKWGSLVRKLELEGSQ
- a CDS encoding MFS transporter, which gives rise to MADEPSKAEGASALSSGMSFGLTLLFAVAAGAAVGNLYLAQPLLAEIAQTFGVPAGSGGLLVTMTQAGYAVGIFLIVPLGDTLQRHRLIPAMMILSALALIASAFAPSFTLLLAALAAVGLTTVAGQILAPLAGDLAKPEQRGRAVGTVISGVLVGILVSRTISGFLADAFGWRAIYLCAAVLIIVLAILLARALPALPPRPAVPYGRLLRSIFSTIRAHRAVQVTLVLGATVFSVFTMFWTGLTLLLSAPPFSYAASEIGLVGLVGLAGALAARRAGWLHDRGWSVPSTGGALVLALVSLAISGFGATSIAITLIAVFLIDIAIQALNVLNQTRLFAVDPTARSRLNTAYVSCNFIGGAIGSSLAGVLWHIGGWFALTLGGGVLIGFAFLVWATQRRALTLK
- a CDS encoding NADH:ubiquinone oxidoreductase subunit NDUFA12, which gives rise to MKSFLLKLFTWWNSQTFGTQFWTWMYGEKVGEDEFGNQYYRTKGGKIDPTLLFERRWVIYNGYAEASTVPPSWHGWLHHTVDTPPTEEDYKPRAWQKPHRPNLTGTPGAYRPPGSTLAQGRRPKATGDYKAWSPEG
- a CDS encoding mechanosensitive ion channel family protein produces the protein MDSLRLALIQVKDWLYWLPNPVTAVLILALAVVIALAVHRLLRKVVRRTLAPRYPNIFSIVTRLRGVTRLSVLILALLVAVPVAPFDSDTAGIIARVLLIAIIALIGWAAIVALNIGADVYLRRFRLDVDDNLLARKHNTQVRILLRTVEGVVVLITAGAALMTFDAVRQYGVSLFASAGVAGIVAGLAARPVLSNLIAGVQIAMTQPIRLEDAVIVENEWGNVEEIGSTYVVVRLWDWRRMVLPLTYFIEKPFQNWTRETSALIGTAFIYVDYRAPVARIRDKLDEIVKQSSNWDGRVINLQVTDAKEATIELRCLASAPSAGAAFNLRCEIREKLVDFLQREHPEALPLRRMEVSAQDDAALRLGNDGKEREAVGGRN
- a CDS encoding autotransporter outer membrane beta-barrel domain-containing protein, which translates into the protein MRTTSLVALAFMSATAIPAVAEAADWIGGTSTDWFTAGNWSAGVPTRSDAVTIDTATPNPTVIGGAAQSSGVIVGNAGTGTLTILNGSLISGSGTIAFGAGSNGTVTVSGSSWSALSSLDGSALPITIATFGRGTLTIQNGGSVSASTLNIASQVGSTGTLNIGAAQGQAAVAPGALIASAVVFRAGTGQIVFNHTGLNYSFDPTVSGAGSVLVEAGKTVLTANSTYTGSTTVDGGILSVNGSIASSSLTTVNAAGALGGNGVVGNTEINGGTLAPGNSIGLLTVQGNLAFSAPSNYLVEVSPANADRTNVTGTATLGGATVNAVFAPGSYVTKQYTILNATGGVNGAFNALVNTNLPANFTSALSYGANDVFLNLTLHFVDPNNPGPNYGGGLNTNQQNVANTLTNVFNTSGGIPLAFGALTPAGLSVAAGELGTGAIQSSMKADDLFLNMLIDPASAGRAGSFVVPDNINDATLSYAGKRSAAASEAFAMATKAPLRAEPVNRWSVWAAVYGGSETVGGNAAVGSQDTSARLWGVAAGADYRLSPDTLVGFALGGGGTSYSLANGFGSGSTDMFQAGVYGRHAFGPAYIAAGLGYGWHDVTTSRTVALAGVDMLEGRFRANSFSGRFEGGYRFATPFVGLTPYAAVQAISFSMPSYAEQTPSGGSLFALNYAAQTTTDSRTELGLRADKSLAASDGVLTLRGRLAWAHDYKPDRTASAAFQSLPGTSFVVNGARPDADSVLVSAGAEQKWLNGFSLAATFEGEFSGNVTSCAGKGVVKYTW